The proteins below are encoded in one region of Hordeum vulgare subsp. vulgare chromosome 3H, MorexV3_pseudomolecules_assembly, whole genome shotgun sequence:
- the LOC123443561 gene encoding uncharacterized protein LOC123443561 isoform X2, whose translation MGHHANTNPVPPHHRTTASPITPCHHLPDAAAPLFPPIWRTCSSPLLRSTNSSSLRYRYTTGPQLLLVAAVRGGQRQGGDLPLPFSVDPSAMAFGNSCTHRPYLFLPHTTGPARSLVSSSSTTRSPPRFCSPPPRNEPEIAARHLRSGFPLLQACLVATESAAIDEKQVSRGLVMQEDKPAENKIKPTTSPGPV comes from the exons ATGGGCCACCATGCCAACACCAACCCCGTGCCTCCGCACCACCGCACCACCGCCTCACCCATAacgccatgccaccacctacccGATGCCGCCGCGCCACTTTTCCCACCGATCTGGCGCACATGTTCCTCCCCCCTGCTTCGGTCTACCAACTCCTCCTCCCTGCGTTACCGCTACACCACCGGTCCCCAGCTGCTGCTGGTCGCCGCTGTCAGAGGAGGCCAACGGCAGGGGGGCGACCTCCCCCTTCCCTTCTCGGTGGATCCGTCGGCCATGGCCTTCGGCAACTCCTGTACGCATCGCCCTTACCTTTTCCTCCCCCATACTACGGGACCCGCAAGAAGCCTCGTCTCTTCCTCCTCCACGACCCGATCTCCTCCTAGGTTTTGCTCTCCACCACCGCGGAACGAGCCGGAAATAGCGGCACGACACCTCAGATCCGGCTTCCCCCTCCTCCAAGCCTGCCTCGTGGCCACCGAATCAGCGGCCATCGACGAG AAGCAGGTATCAAGGGGGCTTGTGATGCAGGAGGATAAGCCCGCAGAGAACAAGATCAAG CCTACAACGAGTCCAGGTCCGGTCTAA
- the LOC123443561 gene encoding uncharacterized protein LOC123443561 isoform X4, which produces MGHHANTNPVPPHHRTTASPITPCHHLPDAAAPLFPPIWRTCSSPLLRSTNSSSLRYRYTTGPQLLLVAAVRGGQRQGGDLPLPFSVDPSAMAFGNSCTHRPYLFLPHTTGPARSLVSSSSTTRSPPRFCSPPPRNEPEIAARHLRSGFPLLQACLVATESAAIDEVSRGLVMQEDKPAENKIKPTTSPGPV; this is translated from the exons ATGGGCCACCATGCCAACACCAACCCCGTGCCTCCGCACCACCGCACCACCGCCTCACCCATAacgccatgccaccacctacccGATGCCGCCGCGCCACTTTTCCCACCGATCTGGCGCACATGTTCCTCCCCCCTGCTTCGGTCTACCAACTCCTCCTCCCTGCGTTACCGCTACACCACCGGTCCCCAGCTGCTGCTGGTCGCCGCTGTCAGAGGAGGCCAACGGCAGGGGGGCGACCTCCCCCTTCCCTTCTCGGTGGATCCGTCGGCCATGGCCTTCGGCAACTCCTGTACGCATCGCCCTTACCTTTTCCTCCCCCATACTACGGGACCCGCAAGAAGCCTCGTCTCTTCCTCCTCCACGACCCGATCTCCTCCTAGGTTTTGCTCTCCACCACCGCGGAACGAGCCGGAAATAGCGGCACGACACCTCAGATCCGGCTTCCCCCTCCTCCAAGCCTGCCTCGTGGCCACCGAATCAGCGGCCATCGACGAG GTATCAAGGGGGCTTGTGATGCAGGAGGATAAGCCCGCAGAGAACAAGATCAAG CCTACAACGAGTCCAGGTCCGGTCTAA
- the LOC123443561 gene encoding uncharacterized protein LOC123443561 isoform X1, with protein MGHHANTNPVPPHHRTTASPITPCHHLPDAAAPLFPPIWRTCSSPLLRSTNSSSLRYRYTTGPQLLLVAAVRGGQRQGGDLPLPFSVDPSAMAFGNSCTHRPYLFLPHTTGPARSLVSSSSTTRSPPRFCSPPPRNEPEIAARHLRSGFPLLQACLVATESAAIDEKQVSRGLVMQEDKPAENKIKQPTTSPGPV; from the exons ATGGGCCACCATGCCAACACCAACCCCGTGCCTCCGCACCACCGCACCACCGCCTCACCCATAacgccatgccaccacctacccGATGCCGCCGCGCCACTTTTCCCACCGATCTGGCGCACATGTTCCTCCCCCCTGCTTCGGTCTACCAACTCCTCCTCCCTGCGTTACCGCTACACCACCGGTCCCCAGCTGCTGCTGGTCGCCGCTGTCAGAGGAGGCCAACGGCAGGGGGGCGACCTCCCCCTTCCCTTCTCGGTGGATCCGTCGGCCATGGCCTTCGGCAACTCCTGTACGCATCGCCCTTACCTTTTCCTCCCCCATACTACGGGACCCGCAAGAAGCCTCGTCTCTTCCTCCTCCACGACCCGATCTCCTCCTAGGTTTTGCTCTCCACCACCGCGGAACGAGCCGGAAATAGCGGCACGACACCTCAGATCCGGCTTCCCCCTCCTCCAAGCCTGCCTCGTGGCCACCGAATCAGCGGCCATCGACGAG AAGCAGGTATCAAGGGGGCTTGTGATGCAGGAGGATAAGCCCGCAGAGAACAAGATCAAG CAGCCTACAACGAGTCCAGGTCCGGTCTAA
- the LOC123443561 gene encoding uncharacterized protein LOC123443561 isoform X3 has product MGHHANTNPVPPHHRTTASPITPCHHLPDAAAPLFPPIWRTCSSPLLRSTNSSSLRYRYTTGPQLLLVAAVRGGQRQGGDLPLPFSVDPSAMAFGNSCTHRPYLFLPHTTGPARSLVSSSSTTRSPPRFCSPPPRNEPEIAARHLRSGFPLLQACLVATESAAIDEVSRGLVMQEDKPAENKIKQPTTSPGPV; this is encoded by the exons ATGGGCCACCATGCCAACACCAACCCCGTGCCTCCGCACCACCGCACCACCGCCTCACCCATAacgccatgccaccacctacccGATGCCGCCGCGCCACTTTTCCCACCGATCTGGCGCACATGTTCCTCCCCCCTGCTTCGGTCTACCAACTCCTCCTCCCTGCGTTACCGCTACACCACCGGTCCCCAGCTGCTGCTGGTCGCCGCTGTCAGAGGAGGCCAACGGCAGGGGGGCGACCTCCCCCTTCCCTTCTCGGTGGATCCGTCGGCCATGGCCTTCGGCAACTCCTGTACGCATCGCCCTTACCTTTTCCTCCCCCATACTACGGGACCCGCAAGAAGCCTCGTCTCTTCCTCCTCCACGACCCGATCTCCTCCTAGGTTTTGCTCTCCACCACCGCGGAACGAGCCGGAAATAGCGGCACGACACCTCAGATCCGGCTTCCCCCTCCTCCAAGCCTGCCTCGTGGCCACCGAATCAGCGGCCATCGACGAG GTATCAAGGGGGCTTGTGATGCAGGAGGATAAGCCCGCAGAGAACAAGATCAAG CAGCCTACAACGAGTCCAGGTCCGGTCTAA